The following proteins come from a genomic window of Panicum hallii strain FIL2 chromosome 8, PHallii_v3.1, whole genome shotgun sequence:
- the LOC112903566 gene encoding uncharacterized protein LOC112903566, whose amino-acid sequence MANPLVKSVQSDATVVDASRDWSELPRKMVRAFVSLLDCNIDHMNVAAQCTSWRDALGHDMRARQLPWMLVPCGYVIVNLKSRVQDREAAFAQIMRDYFVDCSLYSEEDFWRRSPVFDNFAAGQRPQTEFHVNGTKYNMTYYLADGIYPDWATLVKTYSEPVSQKKRIYAETQESARKDVERAFGVLRSKFRIIYITARLWSHSDLNNIIRACVILHNMVIEDERNLYSDHQEFERSSDPPISQNRDVPEISQLIKSYAKIRDKVVSNILQKDLMEHIWQLYVTNRQGR is encoded by the exons ATGGCTAACCCATTAGTGAAGTCTGTGCAAAGTGATGCAACTGTTGTAGATGCTAGCCGCGACTGGTCAGAGCTTCCTCGCAAGATGGTTAGAGCATTTGTCAGCCTTCTTGACTGCAACATAGACCACATGAACGTGGCCGCGCAGTGCACCTCCTGGCGAGATGCGCTTGGCCACGACATGCGCGCCCGCCAGCTGCCATGGATGCTTGTCCC GTGCGGGTATGTTATTGTCAACCTAAAGTCCCGTGTGCAAGATAGAGAAGCAGCTTTTGCACAAATCATGAGGGATTACTTTGTTGATTGTTCTTTGTATAGCGAAGAGGACTTTTGGCGACG GTCTCCTGTGTTTGATAACTTCGCTGCTGGACAGAGACCACAAACTGAGTTCCATGTTAATGGAACCAAGTACAACATGACTTATTATCTTGCCGACGGAATATATCCTGATTGGGCTACATTGGTAAAAACATATAGTGAGCCAGTTAGCCAAAAGAAAAGAATATATGCAGAGACACAGGAGTCAGCAAGGAAGGATGTTGAACGAGCTTTTGGGGTGCTTCGGTCCAAATTCAGGATAATTTATATAACTGCTAGGTTGTGGAGCCATAGTGATCTAAACAACATTATACGTGCATGTGTTATTCTACATAACATGGTGATCGAAGATGAAAGAAATTTGTACAGCGATCACCAGGAGTTTGAGAGGTCTTCAGACCCTCCAATTTCTCAGAATAGAGATGTGCCAGAAATTTCTCAGTTGATTAAGTCGTATGCAAAAATTCGTGACAAGGTTGTGTCTAACATATTGCAAAAAGACCTCATGGAGCATATTTGGCAACTCTATGTTACAAATAGACAAGGCCGATAG